From the Streptomyces pluripotens genome, one window contains:
- a CDS encoding phosphoketolase family protein: protein MPEDARQDATALTDEELRSLDAHWRAANYVAVGQIYLMANPLLREPLRPEHIKPRLLGHWGTSPGLNLVYTHLNRVIKARGVDALCVWGPGHGGPAVLAGSWLEGTYSETYPDVARDAAGLGRLFRQFSFPGGVPSHVAPQTPGSIHEGGELGYSLAHAYGAAFDHPGLLVTCVIGDGEAETGPLAASWHSNKFLDPVRDGAVLPVLHLNGYKIANPTVLSRLPEAELDALLRGYGHEPIHVTGDDPATVHRAMAAAFDEALDRIALVQRTAREGGGAERPHWPMIVLRTPKGWTGPAEVDGVPVEGTWRAHQVPLAGVRENPEHLRQLEQWLRSYRPEELFGADGRPAAEVLACVPEGAKRLGATAYANGGLLVRDLPLPALDRFAVPVDKPGTTLHEPTRVLGDLLEQVMKDTSTRRDFRLVGPDETASNRLQAVFDASGKAWQAQTLPVDEHLDRHGRVLEILSEHTCQGWLEGYLLTGRHGLFSCYEAFVHIVDSMVNQHIKWLKTSRELPWRAPIASLNYLLTSHVWRQDHNGFSHQDPGFVDHVLNKSPDVVRVYLPPDANTLLSVADHVLRSRDYVNVVVAGKQPSFDWLTMDQARAHCARGAGIWDWAGSPNTDEPDVVLACAGDVPTLEVLAAAQLLRRHLPDLAVRVVNVVDMTRLMPHEEHPHGMTDAEYDGLFTTDKPVIFAYHGYPWLIHRLAYRRTGHKNLHVRGYKESGTTTTPFDMVVRNDLDRYRLVMDVIDRVPGLAVRAAAVRQEMADARTRHHSWIRAHGTDMPEVADWSWDG, encoded by the coding sequence ATGCCCGAGGACGCCCGTCAGGACGCCACTGCACTGACCGACGAGGAATTGCGCAGTCTGGACGCGCATTGGAGGGCGGCCAACTATGTGGCCGTGGGTCAGATCTACCTCATGGCCAATCCGTTGTTGCGTGAGCCGTTGAGGCCGGAGCACATCAAGCCGCGGTTGCTTGGTCACTGGGGTACTTCGCCGGGGTTGAACCTCGTGTACACCCACCTCAATCGTGTGATCAAGGCGCGTGGAGTGGACGCGTTGTGTGTGTGGGGGCCGGGTCATGGTGGTCCGGCTGTTCTGGCGGGTTCCTGGTTGGAGGGGACGTATAGCGAGACCTATCCGGATGTGGCTCGGGATGCGGCCGGTTTGGGGCGGTTGTTCCGGCAGTTCTCCTTCCCGGGTGGGGTGCCCAGTCATGTGGCGCCCCAGACGCCGGGTTCGATCCACGAGGGCGGTGAGTTGGGGTACTCCCTCGCGCACGCCTACGGTGCTGCCTTCGACCATCCGGGTCTGCTGGTGACCTGTGTGATCGGTGACGGTGAGGCGGAGACGGGGCCGTTGGCCGCGTCCTGGCATTCCAACAAGTTCCTCGATCCCGTGCGTGATGGTGCTGTTCTGCCGGTCCTGCACCTCAACGGCTACAAGATCGCCAATCCGACCGTGCTCTCCCGGCTTCCCGAGGCCGAGCTCGATGCGTTGCTGCGCGGGTACGGTCACGAGCCGATCCATGTCACCGGCGACGACCCGGCGACCGTGCACCGGGCCATGGCGGCGGCTTTCGACGAAGCCCTCGACCGCATCGCGCTGGTGCAGCGCACGGCCCGCGAGGGCGGGGGCGCCGAGCGGCCCCATTGGCCGATGATCGTGCTGCGCACACCGAAGGGCTGGACCGGCCCGGCGGAGGTGGACGGGGTACCGGTGGAGGGCACCTGGCGCGCCCACCAGGTCCCGTTGGCCGGGGTGCGGGAGAACCCGGAGCACCTGCGCCAACTGGAGCAGTGGTTGCGCTCGTACCGGCCCGAGGAGTTGTTCGGCGCTGATGGCCGGCCCGCCGCGGAGGTCCTGGCGTGTGTGCCCGAGGGTGCCAAACGGCTCGGTGCCACCGCGTACGCCAACGGCGGTCTCCTCGTGCGGGACCTGCCCCTGCCGGCGTTGGACCGGTTCGCGGTGCCGGTGGACAAGCCCGGCACGACCCTGCACGAGCCGACCCGGGTCCTGGGAGACCTCCTCGAACAGGTCATGAAGGACACCTCGACCCGCCGGGACTTCCGCCTCGTGGGCCCCGACGAGACCGCCTCCAACCGACTGCAAGCCGTCTTCGACGCCAGCGGCAAGGCCTGGCAGGCCCAAACCCTCCCGGTCGACGAGCACCTCGACCGACACGGCCGGGTACTGGAGATCCTCTCCGAACACACCTGCCAGGGCTGGCTGGAGGGCTACCTCCTGACCGGCCGACACGGACTGTTCTCCTGCTACGAGGCGTTCGTACACATCGTCGACTCGATGGTCAACCAGCACATCAAATGGCTCAAGACCTCCAGAGAACTCCCATGGCGCGCCCCCATCGCCTCCCTGAACTACCTTCTGACCTCGCACGTCTGGCGCCAGGACCACAACGGCTTCTCCCACCAGGATCCCGGCTTCGTCGACCACGTCCTGAACAAGAGCCCCGACGTCGTCCGCGTCTACCTACCGCCGGACGCCAACACCCTGCTCTCCGTCGCCGACCACGTCCTGCGCAGCCGGGACTACGTCAACGTCGTCGTAGCCGGCAAACAACCCAGCTTCGACTGGCTGACCATGGACCAAGCCCGCGCCCACTGCGCCCGCGGCGCCGGCATCTGGGACTGGGCCGGCTCACCGAACACCGACGAGCCGGACGTCGTCCTCGCCTGCGCCGGAGACGTGCCCACGCTGGAAGTACTGGCCGCGGCCCAACTGCTGCGCCGGCACCTGCCCGACCTCGCCGTCCGTGTGGTCAACGTGGTCGACATGACCCGGTTGATGCCGCACGAGGAACACCCGCACGGTATGACCGACGCCGAATACGACGGTCTGTTCACCACGGACAAGCCGGTGATCTTCGCCTACCACGGGTACCCGTGGCTGATCCACCGCCTGGCCTACCGCCGTACCGGGCACAAGAACCTGCACGTGCGCGGTTACAAGGAGTCGGGAACCACGACCACGCCGTTCGACATGGTGGTCCGCAACGACCTCGACCGCTACCGCCTGGTCATGGACGTCATCGACCGCGTGCCCGGCCTCGCCGTCCGTGCCGCCGCCGTACGCCAGGAGATGGCCGACGCCCGCACCCGCCACCACAGCTGGATCCGCGCCCACGGCACCGACATGCCGGAAGTCGCCGACTGGAGCTGGGACGGCTGA